One window of Oscillibacter hominis genomic DNA carries:
- a CDS encoding RelA/SpoT domain-containing protein encodes MARWKEVEFSRSQIIKAGKTIRKTEASEEEIAQATTIINNWRAAHAYPLHVIYIHLRGMAANRQDIVVAERLKRLDSIVAKLKRQPTMSLWEMQDLGGCRFIVPTVPEVYQYAKKYKSSRIRHQYIETYDYIQSPKTSGYRSLHLVFRFNSDTKETYNRNMLIELQFRTHLQHVWATAVETIGLFTKQALKAGQGDAEIKRFFVLISSLFAIRENCPVVPNTLNEVNELIAEIEQINDDRHLLDMLKAIRVAVDHEEDERLDKKGYYILIFNYNTKRLRIKYFLPGDIEEANKMYSQIEATRADAQIDAVLVRAASFKSLKVAYPNYFLDIGEFVDIVMEYLG; translated from the coding sequence TAAGGCAGGAAAAACCATTCGTAAAACCGAGGCTTCTGAAGAGGAAATTGCTCAAGCGACTACTATAATTAACAACTGGCGAGCAGCCCATGCCTATCCTCTTCATGTTATCTATATACACTTACGTGGTATGGCAGCAAATAGGCAAGATATAGTTGTTGCTGAGCGGTTGAAACGTTTGGATTCTATTGTAGCTAAGCTGAAACGTCAACCTACTATGAGTTTGTGGGAAATGCAAGATTTGGGTGGCTGTAGATTTATAGTTCCAACCGTGCCAGAAGTCTATCAGTATGCGAAAAAATATAAGTCTTCACGAATTAGACATCAGTATATCGAGACTTATGACTACATACAAAGCCCTAAAACATCTGGCTATCGAAGTTTACATTTAGTATTTCGTTTTAACAGTGACACAAAAGAAACTTATAATCGAAATATGTTAATAGAACTTCAATTTCGCACACATTTACAACATGTTTGGGCAACTGCAGTAGAAACCATTGGCTTATTTACAAAACAGGCACTAAAAGCCGGGCAAGGAGATGCAGAGATTAAGCGTTTTTTTGTTCTGATTTCTTCGTTATTTGCAATAAGAGAAAATTGTCCTGTTGTTCCCAACACACTTAATGAGGTAAATGAGCTTATTGCAGAAATCGAACAAATAAATGATGATCGCCATTTATTAGACATGTTGAAAGCAATTCGAGTAGCAGTTGATCATGAAGAGGATGAGCGTTTAGATAAAAAAGGCTATTATATTCTGATTTTTAATTATAACACTAAACGGTTACGCATTAAGTATTTTTTGCCTGGTGACATTGAAGAGGCGAACAAAATGTATAGCCAAATCGAAGCTACACGAGCTGACGCCCAGATTGACGCTGTGCTGGTTCGCGCTGCATCATTTAAAAGCCTGAAGGTAGCTTATCCAAACTATTTCTTGGATATTGGGGAATTTGTCGATATTGTTATGGAATATTTAGGATAA
- a CDS encoding FeoB-associated Cys-rich membrane protein, which produces MNLPTILIGLLVLTAFFSIVARGVYNKKHGKGGCSCGGDCVGCCHCK; this is translated from the coding sequence ATGAATTTGCCCACCATCCTCATCGGCCTTCTCGTCTTGACGGCCTTCTTTTCAATTGTGGCCCGGGGCGTCTACAACAAAAAGCACGGCAAGGGCGGCTGCTCCTGCGGCGGCGACTGCGTCGGATGCTGCCACTGCAAATAA
- the feoB gene encoding ferrous iron transport protein B encodes MELKIALAGNPNCGKTTLFNALTGSNQYVGNWPGVTVEKKEGRLKGHRGVVIQDLPGIYSLSPYTLEEVVARSYLVGEQPDAILNIVDGTNIERNLYLTTQLIELGLPVVVAVNMMDLVRKNGDQINLKKLGEALGCEVLAMSALKGEGGIEAADAAVSLARQHASAGILPHVFTGSVEHAIAHIEESIAGKMDDRFLRWYAIKVFERDDKVLSELNLSSSLSEHLEGHIAECEQELDDDAESIITNQRYAYINSVVERAVRKKAPKHSLSVSDKIDKVVTNRVLALPIFAIAMFLVYWVAMGPFGTFLTDWTNDVLGAEWLQAGSRALLESWGCAEWLVGLVSDGIVAGVGAVLGFVPQMLVLFLMLAVLEDVGYMARVAFIMDRIFRKFGLSGKSFIPMLIGSGCGVPGVMASRTIEHERDRRMTIMTTCFVPCGAKMPIIGLFAGALFHGSGLVAVSAYFIGVAAIILSGIILKKTRGFAGDPAPFVMELPAYHVPAAGNVLRATWERGWSFIKRAGTIILASSVILWFLQGFGFTGGSFGMVEDNNSSLLAAVGSAVCFLFAPLGFGDWQSTVATFTGLIAKENVVSTFGVLFHIGEEVAEDDAALLAAVGAHYTAISAYSFMIFNLLCAPCFAAIGAIKREMNNARWTWAAIGYMCGFAYLASLIVYQLGGLITGEVGLGLGTAAAAATLVLLLYMLFRKNTYNNILTVSAVEAAVSGNS; translated from the coding sequence ATGGAACTCAAAATCGCGCTGGCAGGCAATCCGAACTGCGGGAAAACCACACTGTTCAATGCCCTGACCGGCTCCAATCAGTATGTGGGAAACTGGCCCGGTGTCACGGTGGAGAAGAAGGAGGGCAGGCTCAAAGGCCATAGGGGCGTGGTCATCCAGGATCTGCCCGGCATCTATTCCCTTTCCCCCTATACGCTGGAAGAAGTAGTGGCCCGGAGCTATCTCGTGGGCGAACAGCCGGACGCCATACTGAATATCGTGGACGGCACCAACATCGAGCGCAACCTCTACCTGACCACGCAGCTCATCGAGTTAGGTCTGCCCGTCGTGGTGGCGGTGAACATGATGGACCTGGTGCGGAAAAACGGGGATCAGATCAACCTGAAAAAGCTGGGCGAAGCCCTGGGCTGTGAGGTGCTGGCCATGAGTGCCCTGAAAGGCGAGGGCGGCATCGAGGCGGCGGACGCCGCAGTCTCTCTTGCCCGGCAGCACGCTTCCGCCGGCATACTGCCCCATGTCTTCACTGGAAGCGTGGAGCACGCCATAGCCCACATTGAGGAGTCCATCGCGGGAAAAATGGACGACCGCTTCCTCCGCTGGTATGCCATCAAAGTCTTTGAGCGGGACGATAAGGTTCTCTCAGAGCTGAATCTGAGCAGCAGCCTGAGCGAACATCTGGAGGGACATATCGCCGAATGCGAACAGGAGTTGGATGACGACGCCGAGAGCATCATCACCAACCAGCGCTACGCCTACATCAACAGCGTGGTGGAGCGGGCCGTGCGGAAAAAGGCCCCCAAGCACAGCCTGTCCGTTTCTGACAAAATTGACAAAGTCGTCACCAATCGCGTTCTGGCCCTGCCCATTTTCGCAATTGCCATGTTCCTGGTCTATTGGGTCGCCATGGGTCCGTTTGGTACCTTCCTCACCGACTGGACCAACGACGTGCTGGGCGCCGAGTGGCTTCAGGCCGGATCCCGGGCGCTGTTGGAGAGCTGGGGCTGCGCGGAGTGGCTGGTGGGCCTGGTGTCCGACGGCATTGTGGCCGGCGTGGGCGCGGTCCTGGGCTTTGTGCCCCAGATGCTGGTGCTGTTCCTGATGCTGGCCGTGCTGGAAGACGTCGGCTATATGGCCCGGGTGGCCTTCATCATGGACCGGATTTTCCGCAAGTTCGGACTCAGCGGCAAGAGCTTCATCCCCATGCTGATCGGCTCCGGCTGCGGCGTGCCTGGCGTCATGGCCTCCCGCACCATTGAACATGAACGGGATCGCCGGATGACCATTATGACCACCTGCTTCGTCCCCTGTGGCGCCAAGATGCCCATCATCGGCCTGTTCGCGGGCGCCCTGTTCCATGGCAGCGGACTGGTTGCCGTCTCCGCCTACTTCATCGGCGTGGCCGCCATCATCCTCTCCGGCATCATCCTGAAGAAGACCAGGGGCTTTGCCGGCGACCCCGCTCCCTTTGTCATGGAACTGCCCGCCTACCATGTGCCCGCGGCGGGAAACGTGCTGCGCGCCACCTGGGAGCGGGGCTGGTCCTTCATCAAGCGTGCCGGCACCATCATCCTGGCTTCCTCCGTCATTTTGTGGTTCCTCCAGGGCTTTGGCTTTACCGGCGGCTCCTTCGGCATGGTGGAGGACAACAACTCCTCCCTGCTGGCTGCTGTGGGCAGCGCCGTTTGCTTCCTGTTTGCCCCCCTGGGATTTGGCGACTGGCAGTCCACCGTGGCCACCTTCACAGGGCTCATCGCCAAGGAGAATGTGGTGTCCACTTTCGGCGTCCTGTTCCATATCGGCGAGGAGGTCGCTGAGGACGACGCGGCGCTGCTTGCCGCTGTCGGCGCCCATTATACCGCCATCTCCGCTTACTCCTTCATGATCTTCAACTTGCTGTGCGCCCCCTGCTTCGCCGCCATAGGCGCCATCAAGCGGGAGATGAACAATGCCAGGTGGACCTGGGCCGCAATCGGCTACATGTGCGGCTTTGCCTATCTGGCCTCTCTGATTGTCTACCAGCTTGGCGGGCTGATCACCGGTGAGGTCGGCCTCGGGCTGGGCACTGCGGCCGCGGCCGCAACCCTTGTGCTCCTGCTCTACATGCTGTTCCGCAAGAACACATACAACAACATCCTCACCGTCAGCGCTGTGGAGGCCGCGGTCTCCGGTAACAGCTGA
- a CDS encoding FeoA family protein: MKTLKDAKVGETAVVLKLHGAGAVKRRIMDMGITRGVEIHVRKVAPLGDPMELNVRGYELSVRKADAEMIEIG, encoded by the coding sequence ATGAAAACATTGAAAGACGCCAAGGTGGGCGAGACCGCAGTCGTACTGAAACTCCACGGTGCGGGTGCCGTCAAGCGCAGGATTATGGATATGGGCATCACCCGCGGCGTGGAAATCCACGTGCGCAAAGTGGCTCCGCTGGGCGATCCCATGGAGCTGAACGTACGCGGCTATGAGCTGAGCGTACGCAAGGCCGATGCGGAGATGATTGAAATCGGCTGA
- a CDS encoding FeoA family protein — protein sequence MIPLTMAKTGETVIIRKVTGKDEVRQHLAELGFVVDGTVTVVSELAGNLILQVKDSRIALDKTMANRIMI from the coding sequence ATGATACCTTTGACGATGGCAAAAACAGGCGAAACGGTGATCATCCGGAAAGTAACCGGGAAAGACGAGGTGCGCCAGCACCTGGCGGAACTGGGGTTTGTGGTGGACGGCACAGTGACTGTGGTCAGCGAACTTGCCGGAAATCTGATTCTTCAGGTAAAGGACAGCCGCATCGCACTGGACAAAACCATGGCAAACCGGATTATGATTTAA
- a CDS encoding metal-dependent transcriptional regulator: MNIYESSENYLEAILRLEEQMGSVRSVDVANALNFTKPSVSVAMKKLRQSGFIEICGDGSIQLQPSGREIAERIYERHRLLTEFFVRLGVDPEVAASDACKVEHDLSDETFQKIKEHALNKKI; this comes from the coding sequence ATGAATATTTATGAATCATCTGAAAACTATTTGGAGGCCATCCTCAGGCTGGAGGAGCAGATGGGCTCTGTGCGCTCCGTCGACGTGGCAAATGCTCTGAATTTTACAAAACCCAGCGTCAGCGTGGCAATGAAAAAGCTGCGCCAGAGCGGATTTATTGAAATTTGCGGCGACGGGTCCATTCAGCTCCAGCCCTCCGGACGGGAGATTGCAGAGCGGATCTATGAGCGCCACCGCCTGCTGACGGAGTTCTTCGTCCGGCTGGGGGTGGACCCTGAGGTGGCGGCGTCGGACGCCTGCAAGGTGGAACACGATCTCAGTGACGAAACCTTCCAGAAGATCAAGGAACATGCATTGAACAAGAAAATATGA
- a CDS encoding magnesium transporter CorA family protein — MQKVLYINEMETCSSDMDDRVAEHIRSGQVVTFEGMAEYDLLAFDWYDVSYAGTDTSRILIYLDREDLFFFCEDKKAYEKVRALLPEGEGNERTLYRFFLGLLQEDLAHLEQYEGEITDAEDAALKSSRRDYLDKIVEYRKELLRLKRYYEQLDAILDNLTANDNGLLTEDAVRHLAILANRTERYRGSVLNLRDYVTQMREAYQSQIDIEQNNLMRIFTVITAVFLPLTLLVGWYGMNFKNMPELSWPYSYPVFILCSLLICAGLIWYFKKKKWF; from the coding sequence ATGCAGAAGGTCCTTTATATAAATGAGATGGAGACCTGTTCCTCTGACATGGATGATCGGGTGGCGGAGCACATCCGCTCCGGCCAGGTGGTGACATTTGAGGGCATGGCGGAGTATGACCTTCTGGCCTTTGACTGGTATGATGTGAGCTATGCGGGAACGGATACCTCCCGCATTTTGATCTATCTGGACCGGGAGGACCTGTTCTTCTTTTGTGAGGACAAAAAGGCGTATGAAAAGGTGCGGGCCCTGCTCCCGGAAGGGGAGGGGAATGAGCGGACACTGTATCGCTTTTTCCTGGGTCTTCTGCAGGAGGACCTGGCCCATCTGGAGCAGTATGAAGGGGAGATCACCGATGCGGAGGACGCGGCCCTGAAGAGTTCCCGGCGGGACTATTTGGACAAGATCGTGGAGTACCGAAAGGAGCTTTTACGTCTGAAGCGGTATTATGAGCAGTTGGACGCCATTCTGGACAATCTGACGGCCAATGACAACGGCCTTTTGACAGAGGACGCGGTCCGCCATCTTGCGATCCTCGCCAACCGGACTGAGCGCTACCGGGGCAGTGTGCTGAATCTCCGGGATTACGTGACGCAGATGCGGGAGGCCTATCAATCTCAGATCGACATTGAGCAGAACAATCTGATGCGGATCTTTACGGTGATCACCGCGGTGTTTTTGCCGCTGACGCTGTTGGTGGGGTGGTACGGGATGAACTTCAAGAATATGCCCGAGCTGTCCTGGCCTTACAGCTATCCGGTTTTTATCCTGTGCAGCCTGCTGATCTGCGCGGGGCTGATTTGGTACTTTAAAAAGAAGAAATGGTTTTAG
- the feoB gene encoding ferrous iron transport protein B: MIFALAGNQNCGKTTLFNQLTGSNQHVGNFPGVTVDQKSGVIRGHRDCTVVDLPGIYSIRPYSGEEIVTRDFLLNQKPDGIINIVDATNIERNLYLTLQLIELQVPMVLALNMMDEVRSGGGTIDVKKMSQRLGIPVIPISAVKNEGISELLDALLQVAKNRVRPAVTDFCSQESPVHRCIHAVCHQIADHAEAAGIPIRFAATKLIEEDGDIVERLHLAQNEIELTEHLVVQMETEHGMDRNAALADMRYDFIESVCRDTVVRCHESRERARSEKLDNLLTHRILAIPLFLGIMLFIFWLTFDVIGAFLSDLLASGIGALTAWTDAGLSAYGINPVVHSLVIDGIFTGVGSVLSFLPIIVVLFFFLSILEDTGYMARVAFVMDKLLRRIGLSGRSIVPMLIGFGCSVPAIMATRTLSSERDRKMTILLTPFMSCSAKIPIYSVFTAAFFPRHRALVMIGLYVTGILVGIVAAKGFGKTLFRGNPVPFVMELPNYRFPSLKSVFQLCWEKARDFLQRAFTVIFVATLIVWFLQTFDTRLNVVSNSADSLLALVGQFLTPLFAPLGFGDWRVSTSLITGFIAKESVISTLGVLLGGSSNVSAAIAGLFSTATALSFLVFTLLYTPCVAAISAVRRELHSGWKAAGVALFQCCVAWAAAFLAYHAALLLF, encoded by the coding sequence ATGATTTTTGCACTGGCCGGCAATCAGAACTGCGGCAAGACCACCCTGTTCAATCAACTCACCGGTTCCAACCAGCACGTGGGCAATTTCCCCGGCGTCACAGTGGATCAGAAGTCCGGCGTGATCCGGGGCCACAGAGACTGCACGGTGGTGGACCTGCCCGGCATCTACTCTATCCGCCCCTACAGCGGCGAAGAGATCGTCACCCGGGATTTTCTCCTCAATCAAAAGCCCGACGGCATCATCAACATCGTGGATGCAACCAACATCGAGCGCAACCTCTATCTGACACTGCAGCTTATTGAGCTGCAGGTACCCATGGTGCTGGCGCTGAACATGATGGACGAGGTCCGCTCCGGCGGCGGGACCATCGACGTGAAGAAGATGTCCCAGCGGCTGGGCATCCCGGTCATCCCCATCAGCGCCGTGAAAAACGAGGGCATTTCAGAGCTGTTAGACGCGCTGCTCCAGGTGGCCAAGAACCGGGTCCGGCCGGCTGTCACCGACTTTTGCAGCCAGGAAAGCCCTGTCCACCGCTGCATTCACGCCGTGTGCCACCAAATTGCCGACCATGCGGAAGCTGCGGGGATTCCCATCCGCTTTGCCGCCACCAAGCTCATTGAGGAGGACGGCGACATTGTGGAGCGGCTGCACCTGGCCCAGAATGAGATCGAGCTGACAGAGCATTTGGTGGTCCAGATGGAAACGGAGCATGGGATGGACCGCAACGCGGCCCTGGCGGATATGCGCTACGACTTCATTGAATCCGTCTGCCGGGACACCGTGGTGCGCTGCCATGAGAGCCGGGAGCGGGCGCGCAGCGAAAAGTTGGACAATCTGCTGACCCACCGGATTCTCGCCATCCCGCTGTTTCTTGGCATCATGCTGTTTATCTTCTGGCTGACCTTTGATGTGATCGGCGCCTTTTTGTCCGACCTGCTGGCCTCCGGAATCGGCGCGCTGACCGCCTGGACCGACGCCGGACTGAGCGCCTACGGCATCAACCCGGTGGTACATAGCCTGGTGATTGACGGCATCTTTACCGGCGTGGGCAGCGTGCTCAGCTTCCTGCCCATCATTGTGGTGCTGTTTTTCTTCCTCTCCATCTTGGAGGATACGGGATATATGGCCCGGGTGGCTTTCGTGATGGACAAGCTGCTGCGCAGGATCGGCCTTTCGGGCCGCAGCATCGTCCCCATGCTCATCGGCTTCGGCTGCTCCGTGCCCGCCATTATGGCCACCCGCACCCTCTCATCGGAGCGGGACCGGAAGATGACCATTCTCCTGACGCCGTTTATGAGCTGCTCCGCCAAAATCCCCATCTACTCCGTCTTTACCGCCGCCTTCTTCCCCCGCCACCGGGCGTTGGTGATGATCGGCCTGTATGTCACCGGCATCTTAGTGGGTATTGTAGCCGCCAAGGGCTTTGGAAAGACGCTCTTTCGCGGCAACCCCGTCCCCTTTGTCATGGAGCTCCCCAACTACCGCTTCCCCTCCCTCAAGAGTGTATTTCAGCTGTGCTGGGAAAAGGCCCGGGACTTTCTCCAGCGGGCGTTTACCGTGATTTTTGTGGCCACGCTGATCGTGTGGTTCCTCCAGACCTTCGACACCCGCCTCAACGTGGTCTCCAACAGTGCCGACAGCCTGCTGGCCCTGGTGGGCCAGTTCCTCACTCCCCTTTTCGCCCCGTTGGGCTTTGGGGATTGGCGCGTGTCCACCTCCCTGATCACCGGGTTCATTGCCAAGGAGTCCGTCATCAGCACCCTGGGCGTTCTCTTGGGCGGCAGTTCCAATGTGTCCGCCGCAATCGCGGGCCTCTTCTCCACGGCTACCGCCCTCAGCTTCCTCGTGTTCACCCTACTCTACACCCCCTGCGTTGCCGCCATCTCCGCGGTCCGGAGGGAACTGCACTCCGGGTGGAAGGCCGCGGGCGTGGCCCTGTTCCAGTGCTGTGTGGCCTGGGCCGCCGCCTTTTTGGCCTACCACGCGGCGCTGCTGCTCTTTTGA